GGGGACTGAAATAATTTAATCATGCTGGGTAAAAAATGAAAATCACGTTAACAACAAAGAGagagtaaataaaaaaaaaaaactcataggtaaaaacaaatttttttttatcatgacACTATTTATCGGctgataataaaaataaaaataaaaactatttatCGGctgataataaaaataaaaaccattcATCTTTCTTcgtattgctgctattagtgttttatgTCTTAATTATTAGTTTttagtgttaaatgttagtgttttaagtcttagtgaGTTcatacttgctacaattgttagtgttttgcaagttgcaaaaggttaatttgttaatggtaggagagtatactgagTTGTTAGtcttaaattgctatatatataaattcaggATGATATTTAAATTACTGATATCCCACCGCAATAACCGATATCCGactttttaccgcattaactacttagctCCTAGACTAGAGGTGCGTTCGCCGTGTAAACACAACTAGGCACGTATATTTTCGATTTTTGTTGAGGTCAGACTTCCCGATGAAGTCTGGACTAGCCACGAACCCAAGTGTTCAAGTACAAACCCTAGCAAATGCGATCTTCGAACATTTGGCCCGTGACAGTATTGTTACTAAATAATCTCTGCACAATGCAATTGTCTAATAACACCATTAGTGTTTTTAACAATTTTCTGCATCTCCATTAGTATGATTTCATTGAAAGACaaaattctgttttttttttaaatatcgtTGGTTTACGAGTCATCAATGTGTACTTGTATAGTTGCATGTGTATGTGACAATGCATTGTATGCATATAGTCAACATTTTAACGCATTGTATTAAACTTTTCGAGTTTAACATAATCTTTTAGCCATTTAGGTTGCCTGCACAATCACAATGCCGCGCAAGCCAACAAGAAGAGCCCATTTGCAGAAGGCTCAGCCCGCTTTCTCTCGTTTGGCCCGTTCTATGGCCTTACTTACGTCTGCCCGCAAGGCGAAACCGCAGAATAACAATTCCACGGTGCACCGAAAAGTTCCTACCAACTCCACAGGCACGAATTCCCCAAAATAATATCTTTCGCAAATATATCTTAACAACTATAATCTGATTCTCACTTTTACGTATCAAAATAGATGAACATGATACtaaaaagtcaaagtcaaagaggAAAGAGCCACATTCGTCGTCTGAAGACGAGGATTTTGAGGTAATTATTTAGTCACCTCCATAAAATTCGAAGTTTTTAATTATTTGGTaacgagtaaaatgccatttttgtccctgaggtttggccagttttgcgactttcgtacaaaggtttgtttttctgcatatGGATCctaaaggtttgaaatcttgccattttcatccaactcgttaactccatccatttttaacGTTAACTcaagggtattttcgtctttcTAGACATTTTTGATGATTAAAGGGTTTGGGTGGGAAGAAAGTCAACAGAGGTggatctttatttttattttaataaaaaaatgtctaaaaagacggaAACGCCCCTCATTTAATGTCGAAAAATAGATTgagttaacgagtcggatgaaaatggcaagatttcaaaccttttggatcctgatgcggaaaaacaaacctttggacgcatgtcgcaaaagtaaccaaacctcagggacaaaaatggcattttactcatttGTAATTATTAGAGTTTATCTATTTTCGTTTTCTTTGAAATTTGTAGGGAGTTGTACAAGCCGATTTTGCGTTCTTTGACCCGAAGCCCGATGATTTCCATGGAGTAAAGGTCTTGTTGCAGACTTATTTAGATAATAAAGAATGGGATTTAAGCAGCTTTGTAGACTTAATCTTGCAACAAACTACCGTCGGAACCGTAATAAAGATAGAAGACGATGAAGATAACGGAATTTACGGTTTTGTTTCTGCTCTTAACTTGCATAGATACAAGGTGAGTGTTTATTTCCGTATATCCATGAATCTTGATATTTTGTAAATTACGTATATAGCTtaagtttttgttttttaattcaGGATTGTAAATGTATGATGGAAGTGAAGgagtttttattaaaaatgtgTCAAGATAGTGACAAAAAGGATAAGTTGAAATCTTATTTTGGAGAAAGAGCAGCACATGTCGGTCTTCTGGTCTCGCAATATGTCGTGAATCTGCCACCTCAGCTTTTACCACCGTTGTATGATGGTCTCTTCGATGAAATCACCTGGGCTACCGAAGATGAGGTTAGACGTTATTTTTTAAAGGAAATAAAAGATAACCCGCcacaatattttatttatttatttatatttgttttatgaaaaaaaaaagagtaaaatgccattttcgtccatgaggtttggccagttttgcgagttgcgactttcgtccaaaagtttgtttttccgcatctggatccaaaatgtttgaaatcttgccattttcatccaacttgttaactccatccatttttctccgttaaatcaggggtatttccgtctttttgttaacttaaagggcaattcggttttTTTCAAGGCTATTCGATTTTCATCCAattcgttaactccatccatttttctccgttaaatcaggggtatttctgtctttttgttaacttaaagggcaattcggttttTTTCAAGGGTATTCGATCTTTtcacataaagtgaaaaagaccaaattaccTTTAAGTTAAGAAAAAAAGACGGAAACAcctctgacttaacggagaaaatggatggagttaacgagccggatgaaaatgacaagattttaaaccttttggatccagatgtggaaaaaaaaacaaacttttggacgataatcgcaaaactggccaaacctcagtgACGAAAATGGTTTGTTACTCTGAACAAAAACTGCGAAATGGGTCTGAAGTCTTGTGAATTTTGTTAAAAGAACTGGTAAATATTGAGAAAATATTTACCTTTCagactttattgaaataaaatgtttatgtaatttGTATTTTTGTTTCTAAAGCCGACAGAGGAGTTTAGGAAGTCGTTCCGCTTCAAATATTATTTATTGGTCAGCAAAGTATACAAGGTATCATGGATTGTAACCAACCTTTCTTTTGTTCAACATCTGGACTATggtcaaccttttctttttcgtTGTTGACTTTTAGCATAAAGGAGAccagaaaaagaaagttggtagCTCAAATGAAGAAGATGTAATTTACTTGAAGCCAGAAGATGAAATATTTCATAATGTACCCCTCtgcttttatcttatttttttatattgaatatataatatatatatatatatacacacacacttgAAAATACTGATATTTTGTCAAATGCATCAGCTCAGTGCATGGTCCTTCTGCTTTCCATTGCGCGGTCAACAGGTCACCACCAACGAGGCAAGTCTTGATTTTGACTCATTATAAAAAAATGGAGAATAAGCGTTACATCAAACTGACATGACCCGTTTTGTCTCATACAAAATTACCCATTTTCAACTGTCACGGGCTGTGCCTTTGGTTTTTATTTACATCTTCTGGTAGGGATGGGATCGATACAGtacccgtaccagtaccgaaaatacCAGTACCGAATTTGAACAAAAATGGGTACTGAATACCATACCGAATATATTGGTACGGTACAGGTATTTCTGTACGGTACCCGTTTTGGTACCACTTTGTTTTTTTTAGCACCCGTACGggtaccaaataggtaaaattggtacGAGTACCAATACAGTACTGGTACAaaataggtaaaattggtacGAGTACCAATACAGTACGGGTACAAAATAGGTAAAATTGATACGAGTACCATAAATACCATAAATacgaaataaaaaaaattatttactatacaaaattcggtaccagtaccatATTTTATCTGTACCCGTACGAATACTGAAAGTACCAAATGCCGAAATCAATAAGACTGAGTACCAATACATGTACCAAATACCTAAAATCGGTACGGGTACGGGTATTTGTGAAAAAAGGCCCATCCCTACTTCCGGGTGCCAATTGTAGCTTGATTATTTGTTATTAATTATATTAATACGGTTATATCATTATTTGATGCCATATTTTCTTCATATTGTCTTGCAGCTTAAAAACTACCAACCAATGGGTTTAGTCATGGCTGTTGAAGCGACACGCGTCTCAAGTTTCAAACAACAGCTGCATTCATTAATCGACGAATCATAACTTAAACCCTGCTGAAATTTTGCCTCCCTGATATCATCTTAATCTCCAAATGTTACGAAAACCGACAACCTAATATAGCAGCTTCAAGCCTTAAAACTATTTGattaaattaattattattattattattattattattctggTTAGTCAAAGATGCATTTGAAGGACAGTTATCAACTTGTCATTAAAGTTGATACCATAAATTTTGAATTATGCATCACATCATATGTGATTATGTGGAGTGGATTAGCGTTGTTTGTTCGGTCTGGTTTGCGCACCCAGCTGGTTACATGGTCCATTGGGGTGGGTTAGTTTTGAAGGGTGAATGGGTAGGGGACCTCATGTGGTCTTCTTTTAAAGATTCTGTACTATGGTGTTGCTTCAATGAGTGGAAGTTGGAATTGATGTGTGAAAGATTGATTTCAAtgatttatgttttttttttttctttttctggtgaAACCCCTGAAAAGCAAAGGCCAGTCTCTTTACTTCATTATTTGGTCTAGTGAGAAAAGCGCGAAAGTGCGTTGTCTAGTCGATAACAAGTGGTATGTGCGATTCAAGCGTGACACTTTAGACAAACCTAATATCGTTTTGTTCGGTTTATATTAGAGAATGAGTGACGCCCTTGGAAGTTTTCATTGGGTAAACAAAAGCAAATGGGTGATGTTTTACCGGGTAAAGTGAACAATATTGATTGGTATTGACAGcgataaaaatgttttaaatctATCACCGAACTCGGTTAAGCATCAGGGTTTTTAGTGTTACTAAATCTTGATTAATGTAATTTTCAACCTAATGCCAAACTCAATTTAATCAAGCATACAATTTAGAGCCTTCTAACATTAACACAGTTTAATCACCAAAAGAGGTTCAAAAGTAgcgagaaaaagaaaaaaaaaaaaacatagtttTTTGAACAGTGAGAATCTTTAGCTTGTTGTGAGAGAGATCTCACACCCTCCAAAACAGAGGGTCCTAACCCCACTCTagccagactatgttgtcttaaccgggctcaCGCTGGCGTTAGATTTTGGGAAACCATACCACCCACTGCCAGTGGCAAGGGCTTGCGCTGCCACAAGAGAGAATCTCTCCGGCGCAACACGCAGTGGACTAAAACCCGGGGTGGCTCAGATTCGAACTCTTGACCTAGGGTCTGAGAGAACTAGCCGTTATTGCCTTTATCCACCAAATGTGGCACTAGTGTGgattgaacttgagtctccaATGAGAACCCCAAGTCTTTCCAATCACTAGACCACAAGTGATGGATAAAATAAAGGTTTCAATATTGAATAGATTTCATTATTAAGAAGCCATAATAATAACTATTATTTAAAATTTGAACTGAATTATTATAAGCCTCCTTATGTGAATAGTTATTATGATTTGATAACTACTAACAATGTTTTCATtagagggggcaatcttgacccaaaccctttcaagtgggtcaatttgggttgcttttaaaattttatgggttggtttgggtaagatattttaactaaatgggtcacaatgggtcacttgaaattccatcttgttattttcgggtcaaaacgggtcgacaacattaaagaaTTGGGTCAatgtgggttagtgtcttaaagaaacgCGGTAGGTTTAGGGTCGGAATGGGTTTCGAGCCGGCACAAGTATCCGCACGAGACGGGTTACGGCACGAAACGGATTATGGATCGGAACGGGTTCAGTTAAAATTGAGTTTCGGGCCGAGACGGGTTTCGGCATGACACAGGTTTTAGATCGGAACGGGGCCGGTTCGGGTCGGTTTCGGGCCGACACGGGTCTCTGCATGGGACGGGTTTCGGATCGCAACGAGTTTTGGGCCGACACGAGTTTTCGCACGGGTTTCGACGcttaccgtttcgacccgtaccgtttcgacccgaaccgtttcaacgcgtaccgtttcgacgagaagcgtttcgacgcgaaccgtttcgacgcgaaccgtttcgacgcgtaccgtttcgacgcgtaccgtttcgacccgtaccgtttcaacgcgtaccgtttcgacgagaagcgtttcgacgcgtaccgtttcgacgcgtaccgtttcgacccgtaccatttcgacgcgtaccgtttcgacgcgtaccgtttcgacccgtaccgtttcgacccgaactgtttcgacgcgtatcgtttcgacccgtactgttaCGGATCAGTTCTGTTCGAATTGTTTTGAGTCTGCACAGTTGGATGAATCAGTTCAACGAGTCTGCACAGATCTGATACAGAATTCGCATAAGTTTGAATTAAATCTGATTGCTGATTCGCATGGTTTGACAAGTCACATTATTCCCAGATCTACATAGACATGATTCGCACTGATTGTTTTTGAAACGAAGGCACGGATAAATCTTTGATAGTCTGCGCAAATCTGTGACATTTCACACGAATCAGAAACATCAGCTGCTGAACAGAACCTTCATTCGCCGAAATTTGTCGTTTTGCGCAGCATTTACACTTGCAGAATCGACAGTTCTCCGCAGAATCTGTTCGACGGACCCGTTTCGCTGATTATTTGTTCAAGGTTTGTTTGATCGAAAACAGCGATAATGGATTAAAACTGGTTGTTTGTTTGATCGAAATCAGCCGCTGCAGAAATCGTTGACTGCAgatctgttgttgttgttcagtCCATACGCTGTTATTTGAAATCAGTCCGTACTGCACAGATCTGAGTTTTGCGTATTCTGTTCTAATTTGGTCTGCATcaagtgataaaacaggttgttTGCGGCTGATTATTTGCTGAAACAAGTGATAaaacatttctaaaaaaaaaagaCCCGATCcaacccgaaacccgttctgacccggacccgacccgacccgaaacccgttctgacccggacccgttctgacccggacccgtttcgacccgaaccaaat
This genomic stretch from Helianthus annuus cultivar XRQ/B chromosome 8, HanXRQr2.0-SUNRISE, whole genome shotgun sequence harbors:
- the LOC110871934 gene encoding protein BCCIP homolog yields the protein MPRKPTRRAHLQKAQPAFSRLARSMALLTSARKAKPQNNNSTVHRKVPTNSTDEHDTKKSKSKRKEPHSSSEDEDFEGVVQADFAFFDPKPDDFHGVKVLLQTYLDNKEWDLSSFVDLILQQTTVGTVIKIEDDEDNGIYGFVSALNLHRYKDCKCMMEVKEFLLKMCQDSDKKDKLKSYFGERAAHVGLLVSQYVVNLPPQLLPPLYDGLFDEITWATEDEPTEEFRKSFRFKYYLLVSKVYKHKGDQKKKVGSSNEEDVIYLKPEDEIFHNLSAWSFCFPLRGQQVTTNELKNYQPMGLVMAVEATRVSSFKQQLHSLIDES